Within Microbacterium sediminis, the genomic segment CCGATTCATGCTCCTGTGGGGCGGGATCATGATTGTCACGGCGCCGGTCTTCACCTGGCTCGCCTTCATCCTCCCGGCGTCGCTGGTATGACCACCGACATGACGATCGCGAAGAGAGGGGACGACTCCATGGGCGAAGTGCGTGAGCAGGTCTCGCTGTCCTCCCGTGTGCTCGCCGCAGCCGGGCACGGGGATCTCGTCTGGGGGCACGCGTCGGCGCGGGATCCCGAGGGCCGCGGCATCTGGATCAAGGCCGCGGGGTGGGGACTGGACGAGATCACGCCGTCGCGCGTGCATCTCGTGGACGACGACGGCCGCCTCGTCGAGGGCGAGGGGCAGCCGCACAGCGAGTGCGCGATCCACTCCGAGGTGATGGCGGCGCGTCCGGACGTGGGGGCCGTCGTGCACACGCATCCGCCCCACGCGGTCGCGCTCTCCGCGACGGGACAGGAGCTGCGGCCGGTGAGCCACGCCGCGAACATGTTCGTTCCGCCCGCCGTGCCGCGCTTCACGCAGACGGCCGACCTCATCCTGACGCGCGAACTCGGCGCGGCGGTGGCCGCGGCGCTGGGCGAGGCGAAGGCGCTGTTCCTCGTGAACCACGGCATCGTCGCTGTCGGCCGGGACATCCGAGAGGCCACCGTGACGGCCGTGCTGCTCGAGCGGGCGTGCGAGCAGCAGATCCTCACGCACGCCGCCGGTGGATGGCCCAGCTGGTCCGCGGCCGAGGAGTCGCTCGCCAAGCGCGGGCACATCTATCACGAGGCCGCGCTCGCGAGCGTGTGGGACTACCTCGTGCGACGGTTGCCTGGAGAAGGAGCGCGCGGATGAGCCTGACCTTCACGATGGCCTGTCAGGCATACGACCGCATGGATCTGCTGCGCCGAGGCGCTGTTCGGCTCGGGGACGCGGAGGTCAACTTCCTCGATCTCCCGGTGGAGGAGACGTTCTTTCGCATGGCGCGGTTCCGCGAGTTCGACATCGCCGAGATGTCGCTGTCGTCCTATACGCTGAGTCTGAGCCGCGGAGCGCCATTCGTCGCGATCCCCGTATTCCCTTCGCGTGCGTTCCGGCACAGCGCGATCTACGTGCGCGAGGACTCCGAGATCACCGACGCCGCGCAGCTCGCAGGCCGCGCGGTCGGAGTCCCCGAGTACCAGATCACAGCCGCCGTCTGGATCCGGGGCATCCTCGCGGAGCACCACGGGCTGCCTGTCTCGTCCGTGTCGTACCGCACAGGGGGTCTGGACGAGCCGGGCCGTTACGAGAAGATCGCTCTCGACCTGCCCGACGATGTCTCCGTGACCCCGATCTCCGAAGGCCGGACGCTGTCGCAGATGCTGCTCGACGGCGA encodes:
- a CDS encoding class II aldolase/adducin family protein — translated: MGEVREQVSLSSRVLAAAGHGDLVWGHASARDPEGRGIWIKAAGWGLDEITPSRVHLVDDDGRLVEGEGQPHSECAIHSEVMAARPDVGAVVHTHPPHAVALSATGQELRPVSHAANMFVPPAVPRFTQTADLILTRELGAAVAAALGEAKALFLVNHGIVAVGRDIREATVTAVLLERACEQQILTHAAGGWPSWSAAEESLAKRGHIYHEAALASVWDYLVRRLPGEGARG
- a CDS encoding ABC transporter substrate-binding protein; this translates as MSLTFTMACQAYDRMDLLRRGAVRLGDAEVNFLDLPVEETFFRMARFREFDIAEMSLSSYTLSLSRGAPFVAIPVFPSRAFRHSAIYVREDSEITDAAQLAGRAVGVPEYQITAAVWIRGILAEHHGLPVSSVSYRTGGLDEPGRYEKIALDLPDDVSVTPISEGRTLSQMLLDGEIDAIHSARNPGPYNAPGHGGIRRLFPDTEAVERDYFARTGIFPIMHVLVVRRDVYEQHRWLPRELMRAAELSKRVGLAGIDETAALRFALPWLWAEVERTREALGDDWWPYGLEANRHVLDTFLRYSHEQGLAPERYRAEDLFAPETLERVVV